A DNA window from Shewanella baltica contains the following coding sequences:
- a CDS encoding PspC domain-containing protein: MKRVKARMESPERLVCGVAAGMAWKFGWSCFWTRVLWAGATVFMPGVSLLIYFVLALLVDQWKRPV, translated from the coding sequence ATGAAACGAGTAAAAGCACGTATGGAGAGCCCAGAGCGATTAGTGTGTGGTGTTGCCGCTGGTATGGCATGGAAATTTGGTTGGTCTTGCTTTTGGACTCGAGTGTTGTGGGCTGGCGCGACGGTATTTATGCCTGGCGTGAGTTTGTTGATTTACTTTGTTTTAGCACTGTTAGTTGATCAATGGAAAAGACCCGTTTAA
- the dusA gene encoding tRNA dihydrouridine(20/20a) synthase DusA, translating to MNLDKTQQHQGLAPKTLDRTFSIAPMLDWTDRHYRYFARLMSANALLYTEMVTTGAILHGRGDYLAYNQEEHPLALQLGGSNPVDLARCAKLAAERGYDEVNLNVGCPSDRVQNGRFGACLMAEPELVAECVDAMKQVVDIPVTVKTRIGIDEQDSYAFLTQFIDVVSAKGCTDFTIHARKAWLQGLSPKENREIPPLDYERVYQLKRDYPTLNIGINGGVTTLGQAQLHLAQLDGVMMGREAYQNPYILAQVDQILCGSQKAVISREDVIEAMLPYIEAHLLSGGRLNHITRHMIGLFQGLPGARAWRRYLSENAHKNGAGIEVVKQAFQNIQAEVTE from the coding sequence ATGAATTTAGATAAAACCCAGCAACACCAAGGTTTAGCGCCTAAAACCCTCGATAGAACCTTTTCCATTGCGCCCATGCTGGATTGGACTGATCGCCATTACCGTTATTTTGCGCGTTTGATGTCGGCTAATGCATTGTTGTATACGGAAATGGTGACGACTGGGGCGATATTGCATGGTCGTGGTGACTACTTGGCATATAACCAAGAAGAACATCCTTTGGCGTTGCAGTTAGGTGGCTCTAATCCTGTCGATTTAGCGCGTTGCGCTAAACTCGCGGCTGAGCGTGGCTACGATGAGGTGAACCTCAATGTGGGTTGTCCTTCCGATCGAGTGCAGAATGGTCGCTTTGGCGCGTGTTTGATGGCTGAACCTGAATTAGTGGCTGAGTGCGTTGATGCCATGAAGCAAGTGGTTGATATTCCTGTGACTGTTAAGACACGTATCGGGATTGATGAACAAGACAGTTATGCGTTTTTAACCCAGTTTATCGATGTGGTCAGTGCAAAAGGCTGTACGGATTTTACTATTCATGCCCGTAAGGCTTGGCTTCAAGGCTTGAGTCCGAAGGAGAATCGCGAGATCCCGCCGCTCGATTATGAGCGTGTATATCAACTCAAGCGCGATTATCCCACGCTCAATATTGGTATTAATGGCGGCGTCACCACACTTGGGCAAGCGCAACTCCATTTGGCGCAGCTTGATGGCGTGATGATGGGGCGTGAGGCCTATCAGAATCCTTATATTCTGGCGCAGGTAGATCAAATTCTATGTGGCAGCCAAAAGGCGGTGATCAGCCGTGAGGATGTGATTGAGGCTATGTTGCCTTATATCGAAGCACATTTGCTGTCGGGTGGGCGACTCAATCATATTACTCGCCATATGATAGGGTTATTCCAAGGCTTACCGGGTGCCCGTGCGTGGCGTCGTTATTTGAGCGAAAATGCCCATAAAAACGGCGCTGGGATAGAAGTGGTAAAGCAGGCCTTTCAGAATATTCAGGCTGAAGTTACAGAGTAA
- a CDS encoding tyrosine-type recombinase/integrase, with the protein MASYSIQKREKADGTVRHRCLVRVKKNGKILYTEQRTFTKYAAAEAWGKDRVIDIESNGFATEDTAPITLGSIISKALTDENIDSSIGRSKRFCLRLLSDCDIAKLNLTDIKPHHIIDHCKLRRSAGTGPSTIAVDVSVIRWLLRIAKSNFGHEVSQISVIEAYDALYSQDLIAKSGKRSRRPTTDEIERLKVGLAARADQRAAHIPYIDLLDFSILSCMRIGEVCRITWDDVDEAQKAVIVRDRKDPRKKAGNHMLVPLLGGAWEILQKQPRNDARVFPYNERSVTAGFQRVRNELGIEDLRYHDLRREGASRLFEKGYSIDEVAQVTGHRNINTLWQVYTELFPKRLHDKDF; encoded by the coding sequence ATGGCATCTTATAGCATTCAAAAACGCGAAAAAGCCGACGGTACTGTGCGGCATCGCTGCCTAGTTCGTGTAAAGAAAAACGGCAAAATATTATACACGGAGCAACGTACCTTTACCAAATATGCCGCTGCGGAGGCATGGGGTAAAGATCGGGTGATTGATATTGAGTCAAACGGGTTTGCTACTGAGGATACGGCTCCTATTACATTGGGCAGCATCATCAGCAAAGCCCTGACAGATGAAAACATCGACAGCAGCATTGGTCGTTCGAAGCGCTTTTGTTTACGGCTGTTATCGGATTGCGATATTGCTAAATTGAATCTGACTGATATTAAGCCGCACCACATCATCGATCACTGTAAATTGCGACGCAGCGCAGGCACAGGGCCATCTACTATTGCAGTTGATGTAAGCGTGATCCGATGGCTGCTACGAATCGCTAAATCAAATTTTGGGCATGAGGTTTCACAAATTTCGGTTATTGAGGCTTACGATGCACTGTATAGCCAAGACTTGATCGCTAAATCGGGCAAGCGTTCGCGCAGGCCGACTACGGATGAGATTGAGAGGTTAAAAGTTGGATTAGCTGCAAGAGCAGATCAACGGGCTGCACACATCCCTTATATTGATTTGCTGGATTTCTCGATACTGAGTTGCATGCGTATTGGTGAGGTATGCCGGATAACATGGGACGATGTAGATGAGGCACAAAAGGCCGTGATCGTTCGTGACCGTAAGGACCCTCGCAAAAAAGCAGGCAACCACATGTTGGTACCACTGTTGGGTGGGGCGTGGGAGATACTGCAAAAGCAGCCGAGGAATGATGCGCGGGTTTTCCCCTACAACGAGCGTAGCGTTACTGCAGGGTTTCAGCGAGTGCGCAACGAATTGGGAATTGAAGATTTACGCTATCATGACCTAAGGCGTGAAGGTGCCAGCCGGTTGTTTGAGAAGGGCTATAGCATTGATGAAGTGGCACAGGTGACTGGCCATAGGAATATCAATACACTGTGGCAAGTGTATACCGAATTATTCCCTAAACGGTTGCATGATAAGGATTTTTAA
- a CDS encoding phage tail tape measure protein, protein MSFKDQEVNLIIQGKDLFSAEAKKSEQALQELGRESEKLNEQLDDLKRQQEAIKAIDSLTESINKGERAYVDNAQALDKLKQEQKQANTEAKNLEKSQQDAAASTAKLETEYSQTAAQLASYDSQLASARAEVERLTTTQNKGAQASQAQAKALSAAKTDLQQLEAAQKNTATSATTLANELEQERSELTRLGTEVEKAGRNKAEYALKVKTASNELTNLGRSLGSNKAQLDKQQAVLNKAGIDMGKLGDASQELKTKQAGAEAALKGVNDKLAQHDRLLVESKNSAKVANAQTDLTTKAVSTLAKAYAVLLSAQQAVQTVKSGVENYGELEAAITKVEKTTNLARDTVVKMADELKNLSENVTPTSTNELLRMAEVAGQLGTKSTEDILSLVAAADALGLSTNLAGDEAATMLARILGMTQEGIPEIHNLSSAVVALGNDFAITEADIVQMTKEIVSGTREINLGSAAAAAFGTTLAELGQPAERSRTAMQRLGAEINEASKKGGDSLERLTKITGLTAKQIEQDLGDAPEKVLVKFLEGLQKVKAEGGLVSDALKSMGIDGTEATGVLSVLADGTDRLKVALELSNKAYAAGDYHMKEAIKAYADQESAIGRLQNKFHGLTSEIGQAFSDETDAAIRAAGAALDAVDQEVIKLLEHLPEIGKGFVELLGDVNNFIAGTSNSFETLDLTMGIFANGLNAIGVSVNSMTLELSKLDTTQKTILAIASKIMGIEYVTAKQVEDSKLRSKEIQESITRDLDDITNQTKRMKGESSIAYEGLIKTAVKYRGSIDQLSIAQRNQLNDILLSGKYNGDLEKTYRELTATLVRANRETEIEAEFKNKAADASKKKAEEDKKAAEAADALAASQGAINDSTKAYAQALKDIEAKQATLNSLYEQGKLSADDLVTASANLHQTIKAYNVEVDNSNVKAVTQTELTSAFITKRKELQAQYEKGLLTEKELNISLQELAASHTKAVEQSNKSIAATGLLSDAQLDLQEKILRTEKEVRDLEAALKDDSKASAELTIIKAKLAKEEANLADLKRESVELSKIENATYVELLILQRDYEAQLEALDRNFRAGLLTKQEYDAQSQILKGTLSEVNKVVGESSKKTDENTEATKENTKATKDNTAAGIENAKVIAEQLSTIDDFRGSAAATRDVIVSLNTEYDYSNATIQAMTERLAQLDNQIAGADQKRERREINNAIRMRDWVTQIESGSLSLQELGELADLANNSVVRLSDNQLVPLNKAIDEARSRFRELADEINKTTMDIQDRLDTALGNQKDIAERKFASELKEVNDLITTAQAYGDSQLINKLQKSLSDLKQAQDLERKALQAQQAADKQSAAEAKKQADASAATAKAAAQTQATATVNTKANTQTSTQSVANTSDMQVLQLQVGNSTFNAQMKRSLVTELMNEIKRLQSVGG, encoded by the coding sequence ATGAGCTTTAAAGACCAAGAAGTGAATTTAATTATTCAAGGCAAAGATCTGTTTTCTGCTGAGGCCAAAAAGTCTGAGCAAGCGTTGCAGGAGTTGGGGCGCGAAAGCGAAAAGCTCAATGAGCAACTTGATGATTTAAAACGCCAGCAAGAGGCTATTAAGGCGATTGATTCGCTTACTGAGTCTATCAATAAGGGCGAACGCGCCTATGTTGATAACGCCCAAGCGCTCGATAAGTTAAAGCAAGAGCAGAAGCAGGCTAATACTGAGGCAAAAAACCTTGAGAAATCGCAGCAAGATGCGGCTGCCTCAACGGCTAAGCTTGAAACTGAATACAGCCAAACTGCGGCGCAGTTGGCTAGCTATGATAGCCAACTTGCTTCCGCTCGCGCCGAAGTTGAGCGTTTAACCACGACTCAAAATAAAGGTGCACAGGCCAGCCAAGCACAAGCAAAGGCATTATCCGCGGCTAAAACCGATTTGCAGCAGCTTGAAGCGGCGCAAAAAAATACCGCCACCAGTGCGACCACGTTGGCAAACGAGCTTGAGCAAGAACGTAGCGAATTAACGCGCTTAGGTACCGAAGTTGAAAAGGCTGGCCGTAATAAAGCCGAATATGCACTTAAAGTTAAAACGGCCAGCAATGAACTAACTAACCTTGGCAGAAGCCTTGGCAGCAATAAAGCGCAATTAGATAAACAGCAAGCTGTGCTGAATAAAGCCGGCATTGATATGGGTAAGCTGGGCGATGCCAGCCAAGAATTAAAAACCAAACAAGCTGGCGCAGAAGCCGCGCTTAAAGGGGTTAACGATAAATTAGCGCAGCACGATAGGTTATTGGTTGAGTCTAAAAACTCGGCCAAGGTCGCCAACGCGCAAACTGACCTCACCACCAAGGCGGTGAGCACGCTGGCTAAGGCTTATGCGGTATTGCTGTCGGCACAGCAGGCGGTGCAAACGGTAAAAAGTGGCGTTGAAAACTACGGTGAGTTAGAAGCCGCGATTACTAAGGTTGAAAAAACCACCAACCTTGCCCGTGATACTGTGGTGAAAATGGCCGATGAGCTTAAAAACCTCAGCGAAAACGTCACCCCTACCAGCACGAATGAGCTGCTGCGCATGGCGGAAGTGGCGGGCCAGTTAGGCACTAAATCGACTGAAGATATTCTCAGCTTGGTGGCTGCGGCTGATGCGTTGGGGTTATCAACCAATTTAGCCGGCGATGAAGCGGCAACCATGCTGGCCAGAATTTTAGGGATGACTCAAGAAGGTATCCCTGAGATCCATAATTTATCCTCGGCTGTGGTAGCGCTTGGTAACGACTTTGCGATTACCGAAGCTGATATTGTGCAGATGACCAAGGAGATAGTTTCTGGTACCCGTGAAATTAACTTGGGTTCTGCTGCGGCTGCGGCGTTTGGTACTACGCTGGCAGAGTTAGGCCAACCAGCTGAACGTTCGCGAACGGCTATGCAACGCCTTGGCGCTGAGATTAACGAAGCGAGCAAAAAAGGCGGCGATTCACTTGAGCGATTAACTAAGATTACCGGGCTAACTGCTAAGCAGATTGAGCAAGATCTCGGTGATGCGCCTGAAAAGGTATTGGTTAAATTCCTTGAGGGCTTACAAAAGGTTAAGGCCGAAGGCGGATTAGTCTCTGATGCCCTTAAATCGATGGGCATTGATGGCACTGAGGCGACAGGCGTTCTCAGTGTATTAGCGGATGGTACAGATCGTCTAAAAGTTGCATTAGAGCTAAGTAATAAAGCCTATGCTGCTGGCGATTACCATATGAAGGAAGCGATTAAAGCTTATGCTGATCAAGAGTCTGCAATCGGTCGCTTACAAAACAAATTCCACGGTTTAACGAGTGAAATCGGCCAAGCATTCTCAGATGAAACTGATGCTGCTATTCGTGCCGCTGGCGCTGCTTTGGATGCAGTTGATCAGGAAGTGATAAAGCTTTTAGAACACTTACCAGAAATTGGGAAAGGCTTTGTTGAATTACTGGGTGACGTCAATAACTTTATTGCAGGCACCAGTAATAGCTTTGAAACGCTAGACTTAACAATGGGAATCTTTGCAAATGGTTTAAATGCTATTGGCGTAAGCGTTAATAGTATGACCCTAGAGTTAAGCAAACTAGATACTACCCAGAAAACTATCTTGGCTATTGCCAGTAAAATAATGGGTATTGAATATGTCACTGCAAAACAGGTCGAAGATAGCAAGCTACGTAGCAAAGAGATTCAAGAATCAATTACCCGTGATTTAGATGATATTACTAATCAAACTAAGCGGATGAAAGGGGAGTCATCCATTGCTTACGAGGGGTTAATTAAAACAGCTGTTAAATATCGTGGCTCAATTGACCAACTATCAATCGCCCAGCGCAATCAGTTAAACGATATCTTATTGTCGGGGAAATATAATGGTGACCTTGAAAAAACCTATCGTGAATTAACGGCTACATTAGTTCGTGCGAACCGCGAAACTGAAATCGAGGCTGAATTTAAAAATAAAGCTGCAGATGCAAGTAAGAAAAAAGCAGAAGAAGATAAGAAGGCTGCCGAAGCCGCCGATGCGCTTGCTGCTAGTCAGGGGGCGATAAATGATTCAACTAAGGCTTATGCACAAGCACTTAAAGATATTGAAGCTAAGCAAGCTACCCTAAACAGTTTATATGAACAGGGTAAATTGAGTGCTGATGATTTAGTTACAGCTTCAGCTAATCTGCATCAAACTATCAAAGCTTACAACGTCGAGGTGGATAACAGTAATGTTAAAGCCGTCACTCAAACGGAATTAACGTCGGCATTTATCACTAAGCGTAAAGAGCTCCAAGCGCAGTACGAAAAGGGTTTGCTGACCGAAAAAGAACTCAATATTTCACTGCAAGAGTTAGCTGCATCACACACTAAAGCCGTTGAGCAGTCGAACAAATCCATTGCTGCGACAGGGTTGTTGTCTGATGCCCAGCTAGACTTGCAAGAAAAAATATTAAGGACCGAGAAAGAGGTTCGTGATCTTGAAGCGGCTTTAAAAGATGACAGTAAGGCCTCGGCTGAACTGACTATCATCAAGGCTAAGTTGGCTAAGGAAGAAGCCAACTTAGCTGATCTGAAGCGCGAGTCTGTTGAGCTATCCAAGATAGAGAACGCGACCTATGTTGAACTGCTGATATTGCAGCGTGACTATGAAGCGCAGCTTGAAGCATTGGATCGAAATTTCAGGGCGGGTTTATTAACTAAGCAAGAGTACGATGCTCAATCACAAATACTCAAAGGGACGTTGAGTGAAGTCAATAAAGTGGTGGGTGAAAGCAGTAAAAAGACAGATGAAAATACCGAGGCAACGAAGGAAAACACTAAGGCCACTAAGGATAATACTGCCGCTGGTATTGAAAATGCTAAAGTTATCGCGGAACAATTAAGTACGATTGATGACTTTAGGGGAAGTGCTGCCGCTACTCGTGATGTGATTGTTTCGCTGAATACCGAATATGATTACTCAAATGCCACTATCCAAGCAATGACCGAAAGGTTAGCGCAATTGGATAATCAAATTGCGGGTGCTGACCAAAAACGCGAAAGGCGAGAAATCAATAATGCTATTCGGATGCGTGATTGGGTCACTCAAATCGAGAGTGGCTCACTCAGCTTGCAAGAGCTAGGTGAACTTGCTGATCTCGCTAATAACTCTGTTGTAAGGCTTTCTGACAATCAGCTTGTTCCGCTCAACAAAGCGATCGATGAAGCCCGTTCACGTTTTAGAGAATTGGCCGATGAAATTAATAAAACCACAATGGATATTCAAGACCGGCTCGATACCGCTTTGGGTAACCAGAAGGATATTGCTGAGCGTAAGTTTGCTAGTGAGCTAAAGGAAGTGAACGATTTAATCACCACAGCTCAAGCATACGGTGATAGTCAGCTCATCAATAAACTGCAAAAAAGTCTTAGTGATCTTAAGCAGGCACAAGACTTAGAACGTAAGGCCCTGCAGGCCCAGCAAGCCGCCGATAAGCAAAGTGCTGCCGAGGCGAAGAAGCAAGCCGACGCTAGTGCTGCGACCGCTAAGGCCGCGGCTCAAACTCAAGCAACCGCTACCGTTAACACGAAAGCCAACACCCAAACCAGCACGCAATCTGTGGCTAACACTTCAGATATGCAAGTGCTGCAACTGCAGGTGGGTAACAGCACGTTTAATGCCCAAATGAAGCGCAGCCTCGTCACTGAATTGATGAACGAGATCAAACGTCTGCAATCTGTTGGCGGTTAG
- a CDS encoding Rha family transcriptional regulator, with translation MNLQQSKNTPAQLVFINGLQTITSSLIVADYFGKRHSHVLRKIDEILVEAPSEFTSAHFWANVQNQQVGTSQRDLKCYQMTKDGFMFLVMGFTGAKAAELKINFINAFNEAQARLSRTQSPFERQRMLFTWEGGKIVSSQPIDDDQFVTRRDKLVNYIREPRFLSLEQLIEISEAANQQIACIARIGREQARLS, from the coding sequence ATGAACCTACAACAGTCTAAAAACACCCCCGCACAACTGGTATTTATTAACGGCCTGCAAACCATTACTAGCTCGCTGATCGTTGCCGATTATTTTGGCAAACGGCACAGCCATGTTTTGCGCAAAATTGACGAAATACTTGTCGAAGCTCCCAGTGAATTTACGTCAGCCCATTTTTGGGCTAACGTGCAAAATCAACAGGTTGGAACCAGTCAGCGCGATTTAAAGTGTTACCAAATGACCAAAGACGGGTTTATGTTTTTAGTCATGGGTTTTACGGGGGCCAAAGCCGCCGAACTGAAGATCAACTTCATTAATGCCTTTAACGAAGCCCAAGCCCGCCTCTCCCGCACCCAAAGCCCGTTTGAACGTCAACGCATGTTATTTACATGGGAAGGCGGTAAAATTGTCAGCTCGCAGCCCATCGATGATGATCAGTTTGTCACTCGGCGCGATAAGCTGGTCAACTATATCCGCGAACCACGCTTTTTATCCCTTGAGCAGTTAATCGAAATTAGCGAAGCCGCTAACCAACAAATCGCCTGTATCGCGCGTATTGGCCGCGAGCAAGCACGGTTAAGTTAA
- a CDS encoding DUF2190 family protein → MKNYVQDGKTISFTPTAAVASGEAVLLATLLVVAIGAIAADTEGTGVTEGVFELPKKSTDVVALGVDLYWDDTEKELTTTATDNTKVGKAWLAAGNGAETVWVKINA, encoded by the coding sequence ATGAAAAATTATGTGCAAGATGGCAAGACCATTAGCTTTACGCCCACCGCCGCAGTTGCCAGTGGTGAAGCGGTATTACTGGCCACATTGTTAGTTGTGGCGATTGGCGCCATTGCCGCAGATACCGAAGGTACAGGTGTAACTGAAGGCGTGTTTGAACTCCCTAAAAAATCCACAGATGTGGTCGCTTTAGGTGTTGATCTGTATTGGGACGACACCGAAAAAGAACTGACCACCACCGCCACCGACAATACCAAAGTCGGTAAGGCGTGGTTGGCAGCTGGCAATGGCGCCGAAACCGTCTGGGTGAAGATCAATGCCTAA
- a CDS encoding ClpP-like prohead protease/major capsid protein fusion protein gives MKKTPIASAMLSAMLPSGALSVPVATLNQSNKPANSWYSLKAQNGNAELMIYDEIGGWGISAQQFARDLKALGKVGTITARIHSPGGDVFEGMAIYNMIKGHPAHKVCYIDGLAASMASVIAMAFDEVIMPENAMMMVHKPWGGTLGDAEDMRKYADLLDKVEGNLVGAYQHKTGLSEDELHALLAAETWLTGREAVEKGFANTLTDPLQMAASLNSKRLKDFTNMPEALKNLFAPQGNSAPNPLVPAPAAPNAQLPAPAATQPDTTAIQAAAIAFNTERMNGINAAFTFFPELAELRNQCIADANINADKAKDMILAKLGENTTPCATLPRTTIYAGNGNIVGDSIRAQLMARSGHAKAEASNNYSSYTMLELARASLLDRGIGCAGFNKMDMVGLAFTHSSSDFGNILLDVANKSVLMGWETAEETFERWTKKGQLGNFNIAKRIGLGDFNSLRQVREGAEYKYVTVGDHAQQIALATYGELFSITRQAIINDDMSMLTDIPMKMGFAAKGTIGDLVYAVLTKNPAMADGKTLFHNEHGNLGSGAPSVAALDANRMLMRKQKSGNRHLNIRPEFVLCPVALETTFNQIIKSSSVKGADVNSGIANPIQNFAEVIAEPRLDDNSAVQWFLSAGQGRDTIEVAYLDGIDTPYIEQQQGFTIDGVATKVRIDAGVAPLDYRGLVKSTGV, from the coding sequence GTGAAAAAGACCCCAATAGCATCAGCAATGCTAAGCGCAATGCTGCCAAGCGGAGCGCTGAGCGTGCCCGTCGCAACGCTGAACCAGAGTAATAAACCCGCCAATAGCTGGTATAGCCTCAAAGCCCAAAACGGTAATGCCGAGTTAATGATCTATGACGAGATTGGCGGCTGGGGCATTAGTGCGCAACAGTTCGCCCGTGATCTAAAGGCCCTAGGCAAAGTGGGCACCATTACCGCCCGTATTCATTCGCCAGGCGGCGATGTATTCGAAGGTATGGCGATTTACAACATGATCAAAGGCCATCCAGCGCACAAAGTTTGCTACATCGATGGCCTTGCTGCTTCGATGGCCAGTGTGATTGCCATGGCTTTTGATGAAGTCATCATGCCTGAAAACGCCATGATGATGGTGCATAAGCCTTGGGGTGGAACTCTCGGTGATGCTGAAGATATGCGCAAATACGCCGACTTGCTCGATAAGGTTGAAGGCAATTTAGTGGGCGCCTACCAACACAAAACAGGCTTGTCAGAAGATGAACTTCACGCCTTATTAGCCGCTGAAACTTGGTTAACAGGCCGCGAAGCAGTGGAAAAAGGTTTTGCCAACACCCTCACCGATCCGCTGCAAATGGCGGCATCACTTAATTCAAAACGTCTTAAGGATTTTACTAATATGCCTGAAGCTCTCAAAAACCTGTTTGCACCGCAGGGTAACAGTGCTCCCAACCCACTCGTGCCAGCACCAGCAGCACCTAATGCTCAGTTGCCTGCGCCTGCAGCAACACAACCTGATACCACAGCTATTCAAGCGGCTGCGATTGCGTTTAATACTGAGCGTATGAACGGTATCAATGCGGCATTTACTTTCTTTCCTGAGTTAGCAGAGTTACGTAATCAGTGTATTGCCGATGCCAACATCAATGCTGATAAAGCCAAAGACATGATCTTGGCAAAGTTGGGTGAGAACACTACACCGTGCGCTACGTTACCTCGCACGACTATTTATGCGGGTAACGGCAATATCGTTGGTGACTCGATTCGCGCTCAGTTAATGGCGCGTTCCGGCCATGCAAAAGCTGAAGCTAGCAACAACTATTCGAGCTACACCATGCTTGAGTTGGCGCGCGCCTCACTGTTAGATCGCGGTATCGGCTGCGCTGGATTCAACAAAATGGATATGGTCGGCTTAGCCTTTACACACAGCTCAAGCGACTTTGGCAATATCCTGTTAGATGTAGCTAATAAATCAGTGTTAATGGGCTGGGAAACCGCCGAAGAAACCTTCGAGCGTTGGACCAAAAAAGGTCAACTAGGCAACTTTAATATAGCCAAACGTATCGGCCTTGGTGACTTTAATAGCCTGCGCCAAGTACGTGAAGGTGCGGAATACAAGTACGTCACCGTTGGCGACCATGCACAACAAATCGCGCTGGCTACCTATGGCGAGTTGTTCAGCATTACTCGTCAGGCCATTATCAACGACGATATGAGTATGTTGACTGATATTCCAATGAAAATGGGCTTTGCCGCCAAAGGTACCATTGGCGATTTGGTATATGCGGTATTAACCAAAAACCCCGCAATGGCTGATGGCAAAACGCTGTTCCATAATGAACACGGCAACTTAGGTTCCGGTGCGCCAAGTGTGGCGGCTCTCGATGCCAATCGCATGTTAATGCGTAAGCAAAAATCGGGTAATCGCCACCTGAATATTCGCCCTGAGTTTGTACTGTGCCCTGTAGCGCTTGAAACCACGTTTAATCAGATCATTAAGTCCAGTTCTGTTAAAGGTGCCGATGTGAATTCAGGTATTGCTAACCCAATCCAAAACTTTGCCGAAGTGATTGCTGAGCCTCGTTTAGATGATAACAGCGCGGTTCAGTGGTTCCTTTCTGCGGGTCAAGGCCGCGACACCATTGAGGTGGCTTACCTTGATGGCATCGACACACCTTACATTGAGCAGCAACAGGGCTTCACTATCGACGGCGTCGCCACCAAAGTGCGTATCGACGCGGGTGTTGCACCGCTTGATTACCGTGGCTTGGTGAAATCAACAGGCGTGTAA